The genomic DNA CCCGAACTGCTGGAGGAACTGACCGGGCGGGAGGCCTTCGGGCGGTACGCCGAGCCCTGGGAGGTGGCCAACGTGATCGTGTTCCTGGCGTCCGGCTATTCCTCGTACCTGACGGGCGAGGTCGTCTCCGTCAGCAGCCGGCATGCCTAGGGGCAGGTACGAAGGACCACAATGGATCTGTGCCTACCAAGAAGAACCCCCAGGTGACCGCCGCACCGGAGCGCCGCCGCGAACTCCTCGACACCGCAGCCGAGGTCTTCGCCGAGCAGGGCTACAACGCCACCACCGTACGCAAGATCGCGGACCATGCCGGCATGCTCGCGGGCAGCCTCTACTACCACTTCGACTCCAAGGAATCGATGCTGGAGGAGATCCTGCGGACCTTCCTCGACGAGCTCTGGGACGGCTACGACACCGTCCTGGACGCCGAACTCGGGCCGCGCGAAACCCTGGAGGCGCTGGTCACCGAGTCCTTCCGGGAGATCGACCGGCACCGTGCGGCCGTCGCGATCTACCAGAAGGAGTCGAGGCAACTCGTGGCGCAGGAGCGGTTCGCGTTCCTCGCCGAGTCGCAGCGCAGGTTCGAGAAGGCGTGGCTGGCCACGCTGGAGCGCGGGGTCGCCGCCGAGGTGTTCCGGGCCGACCTCGACATCCGGCTCACCTACCGGTTCGTACGCGACACGGTGTGGGTCGCCGCGTCCTGGTACCGGCCCGGTGGACAGCACCGCCCGGAGGAGATCGCCCGGCAGTACCTGTCGATGGTCCTCGACGGGATCGCCGTCCGTACGTCGCCCCTCACGTTGCCCGTCCGTACATAACCCACTGGTGAGTCCGGGGAGTTGCCATGGCCGAGGCCTACATCGTCGAAGCGGTCCGTACGCCCGTCGGGCGGCGCCGGGGAGGGCTGGCCGGGGTGCACCCGGCGGACCTGGGCGCGCACGCGCTGACGGCGCTGGTCGCACGCTCCGGCATCGATCCCGCCGCCGTCGAGGACGTGGTCTTCGGCTGCCTGGACACGGTCGGACCGCAGGCCGGCGACATCGCCCGCACGTGCTGGCTGGCCGCCGGACTGCCCGAGGAGGTGCCGGGCGTGACGGTCGACCGGCAGTGCGGATCCTCCCAGCAGGCCGTGCACTTCGCGGCACAGGCCGTGCTGTCCGGCACGCAGGACCTGGTGGTGGCGGGCGGGGTGCAGAACATGTCGCAGATACCCATCGCCTTCGCCTCCCGGCAGGCCGCCGAGCCGCTCGGGCTGACCCAGGGGCCCTTCGCGGGCAGCGAGGGATGGCGGGCGCGCTACGGGGACCTGCCCGTCAACCAGTTCCACGGCGCCGAACTGATCGCCGCGAAATGGGGGATCACCCGGCGTGACCAGGAGGAGTTCGCGCTGCGCTCGCACCGGCGGGCCGTCCGCGCGAGCGACGAGGGACGCTTCGACCGGGAGACCGTGGCGTACGGGAAGGTCACGGCCGACGAAGGGCCGCGCCGGGACACCTCGCTGGAGAAGATGGCCGCGCTGGCGCCCGTGATCGAGGGCGGCACCATCACCGCCGCCTGTTCCTCGCAGGTCTCCGACGGCGCGGCCGCGATGCTGCTGGCCTCGGAGCGGGCGCTGCGCGAGCACGGGCTGACCCCGCGTGCCCGCGTCCACCATCTGTCCGTGCGGGGCGAGGACCCGATCCGTATGCTGTCGGCGCCGATTCCGGCGACCGCGCACGCCCTGAAGAAGACCGCGCTGGCCATCGACGACATCGACCTCGTCGAGATCAACGAGGCCTTCGCGCCGGTCGTGCTGGCCTGGCTCAAGGAGACGGGCGCCGACCCGGAGAAGGTCAACGTCAACGGCGGCGCGATCGCCCTCGGACATCCGCTCGGCGCCACGGGCGTGCGGCTGATGACCACGCTGCTGCACGAACTGGAGCGCACCGGCGGCCGGTTCGGCCTCCAGACGATGTGCGAGGGCGGCGGCCAGGCGAACGTGACGATCATCGAGCGGCTCTGACGATCACTGAGCGCCCCGTCTCAGGGCGGCTCTGACGATCACCGAGCGGCCCTGAGACGCTCCAGGCCTTTGAGTGTCCGTTCCGCCTCGGCCATGATCCGCTCCACCAGTTCCGCGCACGACGGCAGGTCGTCGATCACCCCGGCGACCTGCCCCGAGGCCATCACCCCCAGATCCGTCCGCCCGTCCACCATTGAGGACCTGAGCAGCATCGGCGTGTTCGCGGCGAGCAGGACCTGGCTCCAGGTCAGTTCCTTGCCGTGCTTCATGGCGAGCCCGTCGCGGATCATCCGGGACCACGTCAGGCCCGACAGCTTCCGGAAGCCCGCCGCCCCGCGCACCGCCCGGACCAGCGCCCTCGTACGGCCAGCGGTCTCCAGGGAGCCGACGAACGGCGTGCGCAGCATGCGGTGCGGCAGGCCGTCCACGGCCGTCGTCACCGTGACGTCCTTGACGGTCGCCGCCAGATACGCCGCCTTCACCGCGTCCGGGACCGTCGAGTCCGAGGTCAGCAGGAACCGGGTGCCCATGGCGACGCCCGCCGCGCCGTACGCCAGCGCGGCGACCAGCCCCCGCCCGTCGTGGAAGCCGCCCGCCGCCACCACGGGCAGGTCGACGGCGTCCACCACCTGCGGCAGCAGTACGCTCGTCGCCACCTCGCCCGTGTGCCCGCCGCCCTCCCCGCCCTGCACGATCACCGCGTCCGCACCCCAGGCGGCCACCTTCTCGGCGTGCCGCCGGGCACCGATGGACGGGATGACGACGACACCCGCGTCCTTCAGCTCGGCGATCAGCTCACGGGAGGGGGCGAGGGCGAACGATGCCACCCGCACCCCTTCCTCCACGATGATCCGCACCCGCTCGCCCGCGTCCCCGGCGTCCGCGCGTAGATTCACCCCGAACGGCGCGTCCGTACGGGACCGCACCTCCCGTACCGCGTCCCGCAGCCGGCCGGGGGTCATGGTCGCGGAGGCCAGAATGCCCAGCGCACCCGCGTTCGCCGTGGCCGAGACCAGACGGGGACCCGCCACCCATCCCATGCCGGTCTGTACGACGGGATGGCGGACCCCGACCAGACGGGTGAGCGCGGTGTCCATCAGGTCCGCACCTCACGGTCGCGGCTGTTGCCCGGGTCGATGACCTCCCGGATCAACCGCAGCTCCGCCGGCGTCGGTTCACGGGTGAACGGCACACCGTCAGGGACCGTCAGCTCGAATCCGGTCGCCGCCCGCACCTGCTCCACCGTGACCCCCGGATGCAGCGAGGCCAGCCGCATCGAGTGGTCGGGGGTCGCGAAATCGAAGACCCCGAGGTCGGACACCACCCGGGGGATGTGGTGGAAACGGGCCGTGCCGGGGTGCTCGGCCGCACGGTCGTAGCCGACGCCGCACACCATGTCGACCCGCTCGACGAACACGCGCTTCGAGTGCCTCGGGATCCAGTAACTGGTCGGATTGTTCAGGGTGTTGACCGGTGCGCCGCGCACCCCGAGCAGCTGTCGCGCGGGGGCGGCCCAGTCGCCGATGCAGGAGATGTTCTGGTTGCCGAAGCGGTCGATCTGGCTCGCGCCCATCATCACGTGCCGCCGGCCGGTCGTGACGAGGGCCAGATGCTGCCGGTACGGCAGCCAGCCCTCCGGTGTGCCGTCCGGGCCGACGAGCAGCGCCTCGCCGTCGGTCAGCAGCAGGTCCGGCGAGAAGGTGCGCCGGGCGAGCCGCGCGCCGACGGACGGGACCGGGCCCATGGGGGCGGCGAGGATCTCCCCGGCGTCCCGCCAGGCCTCGGCGCAGGCGATCACGCAGTGCTCGGCGCGGGTGGCGGTCCTGGAGAGGGTCATATCCGCTCCTTGCGCCAGTCCTGGACCGCGGACCGGTAGGCCGGTTCGCCGCCGCCGAGGAACCGCTCGGCGAACTCCGGCCACGGCGTGGTCGCGTAGTACCTCTGGAGGGCCTCGTCCCGGCCGTAGTCGGGTACGCAGGAGGTGAAGTCCGCGCCGTTCGGCGCCTCCACGACGCCCGTCACCGTGTGCCGCTTCACCAGGAGCGTCTGCGGTGCCGCCTCCTTCGTCAGCTCCGCCGTGTCGACGACCCGCTCGCAGGAGACGTACGCCGTGTCGGCCGCCTCGCAGAACAGGTCGTCGAAGTACGGGTCCGGGCCCAGGTACTGGCCGTTGCCGAGGCGGTCCGCGCGGTTCAGATGCACCAGCGCCGCGTCCAGCCGCAGGGCGGGCATCGCGACGAAGGTCTCCCCGTCAACGTACGGCGAAGTGATCGTCCGCAGGCCGGGGTTGACCCGCATCACGTCGGAGCCGATGCCCGCCCGCACCGGCAGAAAGGGGAGCCGACCGGCCGCCGCGCGCAGTCCCCACAGGAACATCGCCTCGTCGATCTCCATCAGCTCCAGCGCCCCGCGCTCGCGTGCCGCGCGGTAGTGCGGTTCGAGCGGGATCGAGTCGAGGGTCACGAAGGCGGCGACCAGTTTCCGTATCCGCCCGGCGGCCGCGAGCATGCCGACGTCCGGGCCGCCGCACGAGACGACGGTGAGATCGGTGATCCCGGAGCGGAGCAGTGCTCGCACCAGGGCCATCGGCT from Streptomyces avermitilis MA-4680 = NBRC 14893 includes the following:
- a CDS encoding TetR/AcrR family transcriptional regulator, with translation MPTKKNPQVTAAPERRRELLDTAAEVFAEQGYNATTVRKIADHAGMLAGSLYYHFDSKESMLEEILRTFLDELWDGYDTVLDAELGPRETLEALVTESFREIDRHRAAVAIYQKESRQLVAQERFAFLAESQRRFEKAWLATLERGVAAEVFRADLDIRLTYRFVRDTVWVAASWYRPGGQHRPEEIARQYLSMVLDGIAVRTSPLTLPVRT
- a CDS encoding acetyl-CoA C-acetyltransferase, with amino-acid sequence MAEAYIVEAVRTPVGRRRGGLAGVHPADLGAHALTALVARSGIDPAAVEDVVFGCLDTVGPQAGDIARTCWLAAGLPEEVPGVTVDRQCGSSQQAVHFAAQAVLSGTQDLVVAGGVQNMSQIPIAFASRQAAEPLGLTQGPFAGSEGWRARYGDLPVNQFHGAELIAAKWGITRRDQEEFALRSHRRAVRASDEGRFDRETVAYGKVTADEGPRRDTSLEKMAALAPVIEGGTITAACSSQVSDGAAAMLLASERALREHGLTPRARVHHLSVRGEDPIRMLSAPIPATAHALKKTALAIDDIDLVEINEAFAPVVLAWLKETGADPEKVNVNGGAIALGHPLGATGVRLMTTLLHELERTGGRFGLQTMCEGGGQANVTIIERL
- a CDS encoding NAD(P)H-dependent flavin oxidoreductase, producing the protein MDTALTRLVGVRHPVVQTGMGWVAGPRLVSATANAGALGILASATMTPGRLRDAVREVRSRTDAPFGVNLRADAGDAGERVRIIVEEGVRVASFALAPSRELIAELKDAGVVVIPSIGARRHAEKVAAWGADAVIVQGGEGGGHTGEVATSVLLPQVVDAVDLPVVAAGGFHDGRGLVAALAYGAAGVAMGTRFLLTSDSTVPDAVKAAYLAATVKDVTVTTAVDGLPHRMLRTPFVGSLETAGRTRALVRAVRGAAGFRKLSGLTWSRMIRDGLAMKHGKELTWSQVLLAANTPMLLRSSMVDGRTDLGVMASGQVAGVIDDLPSCAELVERIMAEAERTLKGLERLRAAR
- a CDS encoding CoA-transferase subunit beta, which translates into the protein MTLSRTATRAEHCVIACAEAWRDAGEILAAPMGPVPSVGARLARRTFSPDLLLTDGEALLVGPDGTPEGWLPYRQHLALVTTGRRHVMMGASQIDRFGNQNISCIGDWAAPARQLLGVRGAPVNTLNNPTSYWIPRHSKRVFVERVDMVCGVGYDRAAEHPGTARFHHIPRVVSDLGVFDFATPDHSMRLASLHPGVTVEQVRAATGFELTVPDGVPFTREPTPAELRLIREVIDPGNSRDREVRT
- a CDS encoding CoA transferase subunit A translates to MSDKTMTADEAVSRLRSGMTLGIGGWGSRRKPMALVRALLRSGITDLTVVSCGGPDVGMLAAAGRIRKLVAAFVTLDSIPLEPHYRAARERGALELMEIDEAMFLWGLRAAAGRLPFLPVRAGIGSDVMRVNPGLRTITSPYVDGETFVAMPALRLDAALVHLNRADRLGNGQYLGPDPYFDDLFCEAADTAYVSCERVVDTAELTKEAAPQTLLVKRHTVTGVVEAPNGADFTSCVPDYGRDEALQRYYATTPWPEFAERFLGGGEPAYRSAVQDWRKERI